A stretch of the Candidatus Saccharimonadales bacterium genome encodes the following:
- a CDS encoding ZIP family metal transporter: MIVILLAVAAFCSTLLGGLTALRHKDNLHRLLGYTAGVIIGVVAFDLLPEIFDAMQEQNISATGPMIALVVGFLAFHIIEKSILIHHSHETEYGEHHHPQVGMASALALSGHSFLDGVGIGLGFQIDATVGIAVAIAVLAHDFSDGLNTVALMLTHKNGKRRAIKFLFLDAVAPILGAVSTFFFHLSDTALIWYLGFFAGFLLYIGASEILPEAHSKHSSYKTIGLTILGVVSMFVITQLLE, from the coding sequence ATGATTGTCATACTACTCGCTGTCGCAGCATTCTGTTCGACTTTACTCGGCGGTTTGACGGCACTGCGTCACAAGGATAATCTGCATCGGCTACTGGGCTATACGGCCGGTGTTATTATCGGTGTCGTCGCTTTTGACCTGCTGCCGGAAATATTCGACGCCATGCAAGAGCAGAATATATCGGCTACAGGTCCGATGATTGCGCTGGTTGTCGGCTTCCTGGCGTTTCATATTATCGAAAAGAGTATTCTTATTCATCATTCGCATGAAACAGAATACGGCGAACACCACCACCCGCAGGTTGGCATGGCATCGGCACTGGCACTAAGCGGACACAGCTTCCTCGATGGAGTTGGTATCGGGCTTGGGTTTCAGATTGACGCTACTGTCGGTATTGCTGTGGCAATCGCTGTGCTGGCACATGACTTCTCTGATGGGCTGAACACAGTGGCGCTAATGCTGACCCACAAAAATGGCAAGCGCCGGGCGATAAAGTTTTTGTTTTTGGATGCGGTAGCTCCGATACTAGGTGCAGTATCAACGTTTTTCTTCCATTTGTCAGATACGGCACTTATCTGGTACCTTGGCTTTTTCGCTGGATTTTTGCTATACATTGGTGCAAGCGAAATATTGCCGGAAGCCCACAGTAAACATTCGTCGTACAAAACCATCGGCTTGACGATACTTGGCGTCGTGTCTATGTTTGTGATTACCCAGCTACTTGAATAA
- a CDS encoding alpha/beta fold hydrolase has translation MQTTKLRFKDRFWHKLLGRPYRLHVIDHGGDKPVIVLLHGLGSSSANWHELTPLLKASYRCITIDLLGFGSSPKPQWVSYSMEDHIRSIQATLNALHLHQPYILLGHSLGSLLATRYARHHANYIRRLILLSPPVYAPIDTIKNRSARQRTSIYLRAYRFLRTHHRATPENMARLGNLLPHVNPFAITRDTWTPFVRSLEQCIENQTLIADIKDVSVPIDIYYGIFDEVVVPYNVKQLAKIRDVELHPLRVNHVVGKRYAKSVATALLKQA, from the coding sequence ATGCAAACAACAAAGCTACGTTTCAAAGACCGCTTCTGGCACAAATTACTCGGTCGCCCCTACCGGCTGCATGTGATTGATCATGGCGGAGATAAACCTGTCATAGTCTTATTGCATGGGCTTGGATCATCATCGGCCAACTGGCACGAACTAACACCCTTGCTCAAAGCGTCGTATCGCTGCATCACGATCGATCTGCTCGGTTTCGGTTCCTCCCCAAAACCGCAATGGGTATCTTACAGTATGGAGGACCATATCCGCTCTATCCAGGCGACACTGAACGCCCTCCATTTACATCAGCCATATATACTGCTCGGCCATTCACTAGGGAGCCTTCTCGCAACGCGCTATGCCCGTCATCATGCCAACTATATACGTCGGCTCATACTACTGAGCCCGCCGGTGTACGCGCCGATTGATACTATTAAAAACAGATCGGCCCGACAGCGTACTTCCATATATCTGCGAGCATATAGATTTCTTCGAACGCATCACCGGGCTACCCCAGAAAATATGGCCCGCTTAGGTAATCTCCTGCCGCACGTCAATCCATTTGCCATCACCCGTGATACCTGGACGCCCTTTGTTCGTTCGTTGGAGCAGTGCATTGAAAACCAAACGCTCATTGCCGATATCAAGGATGTATCTGTGCCAATTGATATTTATTACGGTATTTTTGATGAGGTTGTCGTACCATATAACGTCAAACAACTCGCCAAGATCCGCGACGTCGAACTGCATCCACTCCGCGTCAACCATGTCGTCGGCAAACGCTATGCTAAATCAGTCGCAACGGCGCTTCTAAAACAGGCTTAG
- a CDS encoding DUF2130 domain-containing protein, which yields MNTIICTTCGETIEVNAAMQGQIEAQVRATEHKKHELELARVRSEVEAIAKRERDAATLLTRKQLAGEKELLKKEAEAELEMARKKLESEVLSAQKKSLADQEMLVQSLREDAESEKQSNKQLRTQLGELMQSLRGEKKARENAELEAQKKLAAEEGKIREEVARTSDEKYRLKIAESEKKLADTQKALEDAQRKAAQGSQQNQGEVLELDLENRLREEFPYDEIEEVKKGVRGADVKQHVKNPGGTACGILLWETKNGKWQPAWIAKFKADIRGANASIGVIVSQETPSEIGDLKNIEGNVWVVSPKLATRLAAALRITILHVDSANKMNAGKDAKMEALYQFLVGPEFRHRVEAIIENYTVLQDEIEREKRSSALKWARQEKAIRAVIDNTIGMYGDLQGITNRALPTIKTLELDIGDDDTEVIDEDRTVTQLSVL from the coding sequence ATGAATACGATCATATGTACAACTTGTGGGGAGACTATAGAAGTCAACGCTGCGATGCAGGGACAGATTGAGGCTCAGGTACGTGCAACCGAGCATAAGAAACACGAGCTGGAGCTAGCGCGCGTCCGTAGTGAAGTCGAAGCCATAGCAAAGCGTGAACGTGACGCTGCAACCCTGCTAACGCGCAAGCAGCTGGCAGGCGAAAAAGAATTGCTGAAGAAAGAAGCTGAGGCAGAGCTTGAAATGGCCCGCAAAAAGCTGGAAAGCGAAGTGTTGAGTGCCCAGAAGAAATCTCTGGCCGATCAAGAGATGCTGGTACAGTCTCTCCGTGAAGACGCCGAGAGCGAAAAACAGTCAAACAAACAGCTTCGCACGCAGCTCGGGGAGTTGATGCAGAGCCTGCGCGGAGAAAAGAAAGCCCGCGAGAATGCTGAACTTGAAGCACAGAAAAAATTAGCCGCTGAAGAGGGGAAAATCCGCGAAGAAGTAGCCCGCACATCTGATGAAAAATACCGCCTCAAGATTGCCGAAAGCGAAAAGAAGCTGGCCGATACACAAAAAGCGCTTGAAGACGCTCAGCGCAAAGCCGCCCAAGGTTCGCAGCAAAATCAAGGTGAGGTGCTTGAACTGGATCTCGAAAACCGGTTGCGGGAAGAATTCCCTTATGATGAAATTGAAGAAGTCAAAAAGGGAGTTCGCGGTGCTGACGTGAAGCAACATGTCAAAAATCCTGGCGGTACTGCCTGCGGCATTTTGCTGTGGGAAACCAAAAACGGTAAGTGGCAGCCGGCCTGGATTGCAAAATTCAAAGCCGATATTCGCGGTGCGAATGCCAGCATTGGCGTAATAGTATCGCAGGAAACGCCGAGCGAAATTGGCGACCTTAAGAATATTGAAGGCAATGTCTGGGTGGTCTCACCGAAGCTGGCGACGCGTCTTGCTGCGGCACTGCGTATTACTATCCTGCATGTCGATAGCGCCAACAAGATGAATGCCGGTAAAGACGCTAAAATGGAAGCCCTCTACCAATTCCTGGTGGGCCCAGAGTTTCGGCATAGAGTCGAAGCGATTATTGAGAATTATACTGTTCTCCAAGATGAAATTGAACGTGAAAAAAGATCGAGTGCGCTCAAATGGGCGCGCCAGGAAAAAGCCATCCGAGCAGTTATTGACAACACCATTGGCATGTACGGCGATCTCCAAGGTATTACTAATCGGGCACTGCCGACCATCAAAACACTCGAGCTCGATATCGGAGACGATGACACTGAGGTCATAGACGAAGATCGAACAGTTACGCAGTTAAGCGTATTATGA
- a CDS encoding peroxiredoxin-like family protein: MMRPEIRAGDAAPVFKTTDVLGNEVRLTEYKDGFVLLVFLRYSGCPLCNLTLHRLTLEYPMLKKSGCEVIAFVQSSAENIKKNIYDRQQLPPPYSIVADPDRQIYDQYGVSGSAKAAVKSILDIPYWLKSAFTMGYPQTKVDGDLLLVPATFLVGRQKQNITKAHYNSSFYEHKIFTDIYEDLIFS; encoded by the coding sequence ATGATGCGGCCAGAAATTCGAGCAGGGGATGCAGCACCAGTCTTCAAAACTACCGACGTTTTAGGGAATGAGGTGAGGTTGACTGAATACAAGGACGGCTTCGTGTTGCTAGTGTTCTTGCGCTACTCCGGCTGTCCACTGTGCAATCTAACGCTTCACCGCCTGACATTGGAGTATCCAATGCTCAAAAAGAGCGGCTGCGAAGTAATTGCTTTCGTGCAATCAAGCGCTGAAAATATCAAAAAAAACATTTATGACCGTCAACAATTGCCGCCGCCCTATTCAATTGTGGCAGATCCAGACCGTCAGATTTATGATCAGTATGGTGTCAGTGGTTCCGCCAAAGCAGCCGTCAAAAGCATCCTGGATATCCCATATTGGCTAAAATCGGCTTTCACTATGGGTTATCCGCAGACAAAAGTTGACGGCGATCTACTGCTTGTGCCAGCTACTTTCCTCGTTGGCCGCCAAAAACAGAACATTACAAAAGCCCATTATAATTCTAGTTTTTATGAGCATAAGATATTTACTGACATCTATGAAGACCTAATATTTAGCTAG
- a CDS encoding HIT domain-containing protein: MPNRVSYDVWEMRNVVDHLLVIPRKHVTSLQELSDEAKLDIMNILGEYEAQGYNIYARGFGSGQRSVAHQHTHLIKTHPKKARAVVALQKPYVLLKF; this comes from the coding sequence ATGCCAAATCGGGTGTCGTATGATGTCTGGGAAATGCGCAATGTCGTCGACCACTTGCTCGTTATACCGCGGAAACACGTTACATCGTTGCAAGAACTGAGCGACGAAGCCAAGCTCGATATTATGAACATTCTCGGTGAATACGAAGCACAGGGTTATAACATCTACGCCCGCGGCTTCGGCAGCGGCCAGCGCTCTGTCGCGCATCAGCACACACATCTGATCAAAACTCATCCCAAAAAAGCGCGCGCTGTCGTGGCGTTACAAAAACCGTATGTTTTGCTCAAGTTTTAA
- a CDS encoding SDR family oxidoreductase, giving the protein MADDNQSKPQDQFTMQDPTKQYPKPDYPEQPQDAPGLAGEMTPRPDHGENTYQGFGRLKGRRAIVTGGDSGIGRAVAIAYAREGADVLIAYLPEEEADAREVIEQIEKAGRKAVGYAADLSIEANCRELIDKAVQELGGIDILVNNAGKQVAVEQLSDISTEQLTKTYATNVFAMFWLCKAALPHLPAGATIINTTSIQAYQPSPTLLDYASTKAAIANFTHGFAQQVISKGIRVNGVAPGPIWTPLQPSGGQPQDKIPSFGEQAPIGRAGQPAELAPIYVFLASQESSYITGEIMGVTGGQHLP; this is encoded by the coding sequence ATGGCAGACGACAATCAGAGCAAACCACAAGATCAATTCACGATGCAGGATCCGACCAAGCAGTATCCTAAACCAGATTATCCGGAGCAGCCCCAGGATGCACCTGGCCTCGCCGGTGAGATGACTCCTAGGCCCGACCACGGCGAAAACACTTATCAAGGCTTTGGCAGACTAAAGGGCCGCCGGGCAATCGTAACAGGCGGAGACAGCGGTATCGGCAGAGCGGTGGCCATTGCCTATGCCCGCGAAGGCGCAGACGTGCTCATAGCATACTTACCTGAAGAGGAAGCTGACGCTCGTGAAGTCATCGAGCAAATTGAAAAAGCCGGACGTAAGGCCGTTGGCTACGCTGCGGATCTCAGTATCGAAGCAAACTGCCGGGAACTTATCGACAAGGCCGTACAGGAACTCGGCGGCATCGATATCTTGGTCAATAATGCCGGCAAGCAAGTTGCTGTCGAACAGCTGAGCGATATATCGACGGAACAGCTGACCAAGACGTATGCTACCAACGTCTTTGCAATGTTCTGGCTCTGCAAGGCTGCCCTGCCGCATTTGCCGGCCGGGGCAACTATCATTAATACCACTTCAATCCAGGCATACCAGCCCTCGCCAACATTGCTTGATTACGCGTCGACCAAAGCCGCTATCGCTAACTTTACGCATGGATTCGCGCAGCAAGTCATCAGTAAAGGCATTCGTGTGAACGGTGTGGCGCCAGGACCAATCTGGACGCCTCTGCAGCCAAGCGGTGGCCAGCCCCAGGACAAAATCCCGAGCTTTGGTGAGCAGGCACCGATTGGCCGGGCTGGTCAACCAGCCGAGCTAGCACCGATCTACGTCTTCCTGGCCAGCCAAGAGTCTAGCTACATTACCGGGGAAATTATGGGCGTAACAGGTGGTCAGCACTTACCATAA
- a CDS encoding SDR family oxidoreductase — translation MNTFFKDKIVSVTGGSSGMGAELVRQLSAQGATVIIGARNPVPAESLVAELAASGAAVSYTPIDIGKPEDCERFFAAIMQRHGRLDYAFNSAGIIMGGEIRDHAIEDVQKILTTNVLGTSYCSFYAYRIMSKQKSGHIINFSSGAGLFPLPLMGVYSASKFAITGLSEALRLEGKSLGVKVSAVTPGLVDTPIYDTGIYSKTDKAEAKKLLQKSAYMIQPDKAVRKILRGTQRNKPVIFTQWYVYSSWLSYRIVPAIYRAVVGQLLGPYRKRMRRP, via the coding sequence ATGAATACATTTTTCAAGGACAAAATCGTTTCAGTTACCGGCGGTTCGTCCGGCATGGGCGCTGAGCTCGTCCGGCAACTCTCCGCACAGGGTGCAACCGTGATTATCGGTGCCCGCAATCCTGTCCCGGCTGAGAGTCTGGTAGCTGAGCTGGCTGCGTCAGGTGCAGCTGTCAGCTACACCCCGATTGATATCGGCAAGCCTGAGGACTGCGAACGTTTCTTCGCGGCAATTATGCAGCGTCATGGCCGGCTGGATTATGCCTTCAACTCTGCTGGTATCATCATGGGCGGTGAAATCCGCGACCATGCCATAGAAGATGTACAGAAAATACTGACAACCAACGTACTGGGGACGTCGTACTGTAGCTTCTACGCTTACCGCATTATGTCGAAGCAAAAATCAGGGCATATCATTAATTTCTCATCGGGTGCTGGGCTATTTCCGCTGCCACTAATGGGGGTGTACAGCGCATCAAAGTTTGCCATAACTGGCTTGTCTGAGGCGCTGCGCCTAGAAGGTAAAAGCCTAGGTGTCAAAGTCAGCGCCGTTACGCCCGGCTTAGTCGATACGCCAATCTATGATACTGGCATATACAGCAAAACGGACAAAGCCGAAGCTAAAAAATTGCTTCAGAAAAGTGCCTACATGATCCAGCCCGACAAAGCAGTTCGCAAAATCCTGCGCGGTACACAGCGCAATAAGCCGGTTATATTTACGCAGTGGTATGTCTATAGTTCATGGTTGAGCTACCGAATCGTACCAGCTATATACCGAGCTGTCGTCGGACAATTGCTTGGTCCCTACCGCAAGCGGATGCGACGACCGTAA